A window from Malacoplasma iowae encodes these proteins:
- a CDS encoding copper homeostasis protein CutC has protein sequence MKHLIKEFCIGSIDDVMKIKEKNKKEFHRFETCSHLEFGGYTPTEETFNFIKNNYKEHSQVVMIRNTESFVLKDENKINKLIYDIKKFLNLGAKSFIFGYINDDYEIDQKLCLKLINEIKKVEGTSYCFHMAIDEVVNYNTAFETLIKLGFKRVLTKGGKTQAIDNIDRLKKMQELYGDKIEIIVGGKVDFNNYKLIHKETDILQFHGRKIINTSQN, from the coding sequence ATGAAACATTTGATTAAAGAATTTTGCATTGGTTCAATTGATGATGTAATGAAAATTAAAGAAAAAAACAAAAAAGAATTTCATCGGTTTGAAACTTGTTCTCATTTGGAATTTGGTGGTTATACACCAACAGAAGAAACCTTTAATTTTATTAAAAATAATTATAAAGAACATTCCCAAGTTGTAATGATTAGAAACACTGAATCTTTTGTATTAAAAGATGAAAACAAAATAAACAAATTAATTTATGACATAAAAAAGTTTTTAAATTTAGGTGCAAAATCATTCATTTTTGGTTATATAAATGATGATTATGAAATTGATCAAAAATTATGTTTAAAACTTATAAATGAAATCAAAAAAGTTGAAGGAACTTCGTATTGTTTTCATATGGCAATTGATGAAGTTGTAAATTATAATACTGCTTTTGAAACTTTAATTAAACTAGGTTTTAAAAGAGTTTTAACAAAAGGTGGAAAAACTCAAGCGATAGACAATATAGATAGATTGAAAAAAATGCAGGAACTATATGGAGACAAAATAGAAATCATTGTTGGTGGTAAGGTTGATTTTAACAACTATAAATTAATTCACAAAGAAACTGACATTTTACAATTTCATGGTAGAAAAATCATAAATACTAGTCAAAATTAA
- a CDS encoding ATP-binding cassette domain-containing protein, producing MDKETRIQELSLNENQSALTNSNANSEPKKGLLKVKDLNMMFKVRGTFKKALDDINFTVDEGDFFGIIGESGSGKTTTGKAIIRLYNATGGTIEFDNQLISQRSLGRKRNKWMRKNIQMIFQDPMSSMDPIKNIMTIVSEPLIINRIVQSETIEYMKKVWRVNNFFRYRFNEINKNSILEFNRNYYNNTNQIYLNGIEKIKNLNLDNFNTVDGLNEYLGSIVDDVVSDLKDNVELVYKLNDNQSNLINETFIKYENNDLEDIDIRLDKANKEIIKCKENAKYSSKQKELLDELKNIELQIDLLRSKYKNIYKSQYKGIKDGLLRKVKSDWKTSYQQKMLSTDKIQFTYFLFQETAFKEKYSILKKIYKLKYLNEEQINKISEILDILTTQRYQAHLNEILDIQNKFGTNPIDQKIDYLKFIKDKKSVLPTLKPKTKVSNLELLDQYDNDLIANILIDDSSLFDINVNNQKINELIIKSNTASKITEDKFKNEINQRYEQVLKLKKEIKENNPKGSTDSIWESKLESAISKKDDVINERKKIISDYKLTLKDKKIEINKLKQEINLLKKDSRVNKNNFKKVIKNALNVVSKKEINNQKSFKERWNTYKTNRGLKKALQPKILAIKSIEFEKKQSVQRFVINTLLYNSNKYTGIILYFWIIKALIKEKVFKALRDVGLKHEHAYRYPHEFSGGQRQRIVIARALITEPKLIIADEPISALDVSIQSQVINIMKNLAKEKGVTFLFIAHDLSMVSYVCNKLIIMHNGKIVEKGDVDKIFKNPIHPYTKSLFKAIPELSRIHVNLSSFDEELDYDRDYGPLNKPTFYKAKDDEGHQVFGTEGQVLEWLEQQEVKIL from the coding sequence ATGGACAAAGAAACAAGAATTCAAGAACTTTCTTTGAATGAAAATCAAAGTGCTTTGACTAATTCTAATGCTAATAGTGAACCTAAAAAAGGTTTATTAAAAGTAAAAGATTTAAACATGATGTTCAAAGTTAGAGGAACTTTTAAAAAGGCTTTAGATGATATAAACTTTACTGTTGATGAAGGTGATTTCTTTGGAATTATTGGAGAATCTGGTAGTGGTAAAACTACAACAGGTAAAGCAATTATTAGATTATATAATGCAACTGGGGGAACAATAGAATTTGATAACCAGTTGATATCACAAAGAAGTCTTGGAAGAAAAAGAAATAAATGAATGAGAAAAAACATTCAAATGATTTTTCAAGATCCAATGTCTTCAATGGACCCAATAAAAAATATTATGACTATTGTTTCAGAACCTTTAATAATTAATAGAATTGTTCAAAGCGAAACAATTGAGTATATGAAAAAAGTTTGAAGAGTTAACAATTTTTTTCGTTATAGATTTAATGAAATCAATAAAAACTCAATACTTGAATTTAATAGAAATTATTACAACAATACAAATCAAATTTATTTAAATGGAATTGAAAAAATAAAAAACTTAAACTTAGATAATTTTAATACTGTCGATGGTTTGAATGAATATTTAGGTTCAATAGTTGATGATGTTGTAAGTGATTTAAAAGATAATGTTGAATTGGTATACAAGCTAAATGATAATCAAAGTAATTTAATTAATGAAACATTTATTAAATATGAAAATAATGATCTAGAAGATATAGATATTAGATTAGATAAAGCTAATAAAGAAATTATTAAATGTAAAGAAAATGCTAAATATTCTTCAAAACAAAAAGAATTATTAGATGAATTAAAAAATATTGAATTACAAATAGATCTTTTAAGATCTAAATATAAAAATATTTATAAATCTCAATACAAAGGTATTAAGGATGGACTTTTAAGAAAAGTTAAATCTGATTGAAAAACAAGTTATCAACAAAAAATGTTATCAACAGATAAAATTCAATTTACTTATTTCTTGTTTCAAGAAACAGCATTTAAAGAAAAATATTCTATTTTAAAAAAGATTTATAAACTTAAATACTTAAATGAAGAACAAATAAATAAGATTTCTGAAATTCTTGATATTTTAACAACTCAAAGATATCAAGCTCATCTTAATGAAATATTGGATATCCAAAATAAATTTGGAACAAATCCAATTGATCAAAAAATTGATTACTTAAAATTTATTAAAGACAAAAAAAGTGTTTTACCAACTTTAAAACCAAAAACTAAAGTATCAAATTTAGAGTTGTTAGATCAATATGATAATGATTTAATAGCAAACATTTTGATTGATGATTCAAGTTTATTTGATATTAATGTTAATAATCAAAAAATTAATGAATTGATAATCAAATCTAATACAGCATCTAAAATAACAGAAGACAAATTTAAAAATGAAATAAATCAAAGATATGAACAAGTATTAAAACTTAAAAAAGAAATTAAAGAAAATAATCCAAAAGGTTCAACTGATAGTATTTGAGAATCTAAACTTGAAAGTGCAATAAGCAAAAAAGATGATGTAATCAATGAAAGAAAAAAGATAATATCTGATTACAAATTAACTTTAAAAGATAAAAAAATTGAAATAAATAAATTAAAACAAGAAATTAATTTATTAAAAAAAGATTCAAGAGTAAATAAAAATAATTTTAAAAAAGTTATTAAAAATGCACTTAATGTCGTTTCAAAAAAAGAAATTAATAATCAAAAAAGTTTCAAAGAAAGATGAAATACATATAAAACAAATAGAGGTTTAAAAAAAGCATTACAACCAAAAATATTAGCTATTAAATCTATTGAATTTGAAAAAAAACAATCAGTTCAAAGATTTGTTATAAACACTCTATTATATAATTCAAATAAATATACAGGTATTATTTTATATTTCTGAATTATTAAAGCTTTAATAAAAGAAAAAGTATTTAAAGCTTTAAGGGATGTTGGTCTAAAACATGAACACGCTTATAGATATCCACATGAGTTTTCAGGTGGTCAACGTCAAAGAATAGTAATTGCTAGAGCGTTGATTACAGAACCAAAACTTATTATTGCTGATGAACCAATATCAGCACTTGATGTTTCAATTCAATCACAAGTTATCAACATTATGAAAAATCTTGCAAAAGAAAAAGGTGTTACTTTCTTATTTATTGCTCATGATCTTTCAATGGTAAGTTATGTATGTAATAAATTAATTATTATGCACAATGGTAAAATAGTTGAGAAAGGTGATGTTGATAAAATCTTTAAAAATCCAATTCATCCATATACTAAATCATTATTTAAAGCAATTCCAGAATTATCTAGAATTCATGTAAATTTATCTTCTTTTGATGAAGAATTGGATTATGATAGAGATTATGGTCCTTTAAATAAACCAACTTTTTATAAAGCAAAAGATGATGAAGGTCACCAAGTTTTTGGTACAGAAGGTCAAGTATTAGAATGGTTAGAACAACAAGAAGTAAAAATTCTTTAA
- a CDS encoding ABC transporter ATP-binding protein, which produces MLNKLKEKFLPGYLKLKPARDELTDDYIVNIQNLSVSFKVKAGMLHAVRDVSIKIKRGEILGIVGESGSGKSVTVKSLIGFNDNSKTKADNLDFLKWDLLTADKTSWKYIRGSKIAYIPQDPLLSLNPTKRIGKQVIESILITKKRKLQQKIFDLKEEYKIDNDINKLKKGIAEAKELYKAQTTKKAVEDKLYEVLDFIGIKNIKQRIKDYPHEFSGGMRQRIVIAMAIVSEPDLIIADEPTTALDVTIQAKVLDIIKKLRDRYNIAIVLISHNIGLVANFCDFVYVMYAGKIVEQGLIKDIFTNPRHPYTWALISSIPDSNSDQELQSIPGTPPNLLIPPIGDAFAPRNKYATKIDFEKQPPLFTVNGSKTHKAATWLLHPDSPIKGIPANVLEKIKVAKKSIEIKEAIKAKKIKNKNLEANQ; this is translated from the coding sequence ATGTTAAATAAATTAAAAGAAAAATTTTTACCAGGATATTTAAAACTAAAACCAGCTAGAGACGAATTAACTGATGACTATATAGTTAATATTCAAAACCTAAGTGTGTCTTTTAAAGTTAAAGCTGGAATGCTACATGCAGTTAGAGATGTTTCAATTAAGATTAAACGTGGAGAAATATTAGGAATTGTTGGAGAATCAGGTTCTGGTAAATCTGTTACAGTTAAGTCTTTAATTGGTTTTAATGATAATTCAAAAACCAAAGCAGATAATTTAGATTTTTTAAAATGAGATTTACTAACAGCTGATAAAACTAGTTGAAAATATATTAGAGGAAGTAAAATAGCATATATTCCACAAGACCCACTTTTATCTTTAAACCCAACTAAAAGGATTGGTAAACAAGTTATTGAATCAATTCTTATAACTAAAAAAAGAAAATTACAACAAAAAATCTTTGATCTTAAAGAAGAGTACAAAATTGATAATGATATTAATAAATTAAAAAAAGGAATTGCTGAAGCAAAAGAACTATATAAAGCACAAACGACAAAAAAAGCAGTTGAAGATAAATTATATGAAGTTTTAGATTTCATTGGAATTAAAAACATAAAACAAAGAATTAAAGATTACCCACATGAATTTTCAGGTGGTATGAGACAAAGAATTGTTATTGCAATGGCAATTGTAAGTGAACCTGATTTAATTATTGCAGATGAACCTACAACTGCTCTTGATGTTACTATCCAAGCCAAAGTTTTAGACATTATTAAAAAATTAAGGGATAGATATAATATAGCAATTGTTTTAATTTCACATAATATTGGTTTGGTTGCCAACTTCTGTGATTTTGTTTATGTTATGTATGCTGGAAAAATTGTGGAACAAGGATTAATAAAAGATATATTTACAAATCCTAGACATCCATATACTTGAGCTTTAATTTCATCAATTCCAGATTCTAATAGTGATCAAGAATTACAGTCAATTCCTGGTACACCACCAAACTTATTAATTCCTCCAATTGGTGATGCTTTTGCACCAAGAAATAAGTATGCTACAAAAATTGATTTTGAAAAACAACCTCCATTATTTACAGTTAATGGTTCAAAAACTCATAAAGCTGCTACATGATTATTACATCCTGATTCACCAATTAAAGGAATTCCTGCAAATGTTTTAGAAAAAATTAAAGTTGCAAAGAAATCAATAGAAATAAAAGAAGCTATAAAAGCTAAAAAAATTAAAAATAAAAATCTAGAAGCCAATCAATAA
- a CDS encoding ABC transporter permease: protein MLTEQQALEMKLTPDDFKHVDIYSRNRLDQISGKSNGYLVSVLKRFAKNKWALFFFIILLIIVLLAIIVPYASPYSAYDPISTNSFATSLRPRWPGGLINGYYQTLMSPTYYNQMKDVSGFIIGDPKMVENGDYLVTINPYALPELKNIYPIFGTDARGVDIWTKTWQAAAISLQVAVVVAIVSVILGAIYGAISGACAGTKYDTVDTVMMRIVEILSGVPTILWLLILSSIIVIGNNAAGTVDNNTLLVSLICIIWMGPAITTRTYILKTKDAEYIQAVRTLGGSQPRIIFIHMLPNISGRLLVRFVNIIPAIIFYESTLVFLGIKSKFDLGIGTLIDEGYQVSEYITPLLAPSLVLVLLTLSSQIVANGINDAIDPRVSAGK, encoded by the coding sequence ATGTTGACAGAACAACAAGCTTTAGAAATGAAACTAACGCCAGATGATTTTAAGCATGTTGATATTTATTCTAGAAATAGGTTAGATCAAATTTCTGGTAAATCAAATGGTTATTTAGTTTCTGTGTTAAAAAGATTTGCAAAAAATAAATGAGCTTTATTTTTCTTTATCATTCTATTAATAATAGTATTGCTTGCAATCATTGTTCCATATGCTTCACCATATAGTGCATATGACCCAATATCTACAAATAGTTTTGCTACATCATTAAGACCAAGATGACCAGGCGGTTTAATTAATGGGTATTACCAAACATTAATGTCACCAACATACTATAATCAAATGAAGGATGTTTCTGGTTTCATCATTGGTGATCCTAAAATGGTTGAAAATGGTGATTATTTGGTAACTATTAATCCATATGCATTACCAGAATTAAAAAACATTTATCCTATTTTTGGGACAGACGCTAGAGGTGTAGATATTTGAACTAAAACATGACAAGCTGCAGCTATCTCACTACAAGTTGCTGTAGTTGTTGCTATAGTATCAGTTATACTTGGTGCAATATATGGTGCAATTTCAGGTGCTTGTGCTGGTACAAAATATGATACTGTAGATACTGTGATGATGAGAATTGTTGAAATCTTAAGTGGTGTACCTACAATCTTGTGATTATTAATTCTTTCATCAATTATAGTTATTGGTAACAACGCAGCAGGTACTGTTGATAATAATACATTATTAGTTTCGCTTATTTGTATTATATGAATGGGTCCAGCCATAACAACTAGAACATATATTTTAAAAACAAAAGATGCTGAATATATACAAGCTGTAAGAACACTTGGTGGTAGCCAACCAAGAATAATTTTCATCCACATGCTTCCAAACATCTCAGGTAGATTATTGGTTAGATTTGTTAACATTATTCCAGCAATAATTTTTTATGAATCAACATTAGTATTCTTAGGTATTAAATCAAAATTTGATTTAGGAATTGGTACTTTAATTGATGAAGGATACCAAGTTAGTGAATACATAACTCCACTACTTGCACCATCATTAGTACTAGTACTTCTAACTTTATCTTCTCAAATAGTGGCCAATGGTATAAATGATGCTATTGACCCAAGGGTTAGTGCAGGTAAATAG
- a CDS encoding ABC transporter permease yields the protein MLNYILKRIGFALLALFILITLIFFLTNLLPGFPIEKSQQESNEEFFKRLEGLGLTKPVVEQYALFWKKWITTGQFGTNYRESISIEDKFLRVMPYTMALAGIAFVLSVIIGVFFGVLAAVYRGRWQDTLINVVSVFFLSVPSFVVATFLIRWAADGGWPITFPALDSSSFDPIKLIKTSLLPISALVSSLTPTIVYYTRNEMVDVLNQDYVKTALSKGLTYPTVLFKHCLRNASIPVLSVIIPSFLIVVGGSIIIEKFYGVPGIANQLVDAVQQKQIYLLMFNALVISGIYFALQIFADVLYTFIDPRIKLAKSNSLAWYMKLYKWSQRNIWFLGWEKLFKNKNFVEIFSNSSEFDYIQKNRLIANKKLNLNKNDLYYLQIDPNLKWAIIGNQKYKIVYNQEGEV from the coding sequence ATGCTGAATTATATATTAAAGAGAATTGGTTTTGCATTATTAGCATTATTTATTCTAATTACTTTAATATTTTTTCTAACGAATTTGCTACCAGGTTTTCCAATTGAAAAATCACAACAAGAATCTAATGAAGAATTTTTTAAAAGACTTGAGGGTTTAGGATTAACTAAACCAGTAGTTGAACAATATGCTTTATTTTGAAAAAAATGGATTACAACTGGACAGTTTGGTACAAACTATAGGGAAAGTATTTCAATTGAAGATAAATTTTTAAGAGTTATGCCATATACAATGGCTTTAGCTGGAATCGCTTTTGTTTTATCTGTTATCATCGGAGTATTCTTTGGAGTGTTGGCAGCAGTTTATAGAGGAAGATGACAAGATACATTAATAAACGTTGTCTCTGTATTCTTTCTTTCAGTTCCATCATTTGTTGTTGCAACTTTCTTAATAAGATGAGCAGCAGATGGAGGATGACCAATTACTTTTCCAGCACTTGATAGTAGTTCATTTGACCCGATTAAATTAATAAAAACATCTTTATTGCCAATTAGTGCTTTAGTGAGTTCATTAACTCCTACAATTGTTTACTACACTAGAAATGAAATGGTTGATGTTTTAAATCAGGACTATGTTAAAACCGCTTTATCAAAAGGTCTTACATATCCAACTGTGTTGTTTAAACACTGTTTAAGAAATGCATCTATTCCAGTTTTATCTGTAATTATTCCTTCATTTTTAATCGTAGTTGGTGGTTCAATTATTATTGAAAAATTCTATGGTGTTCCAGGAATTGCCAACCAACTTGTTGATGCAGTACAACAAAAACAAATTTATCTTTTAATGTTTAATGCTTTAGTTATATCTGGTATATATTTTGCTTTACAGATATTTGCTGACGTTTTATATACATTTATAGATCCAAGAATTAAATTGGCAAAATCTAATAGTTTAGCTTGATACATGAAATTATATAAATGAAGTCAAAGAAACATATGATTCTTGGGTTGAGAAAAATTATTTAAAAACAAAAATTTCGTTGAAATCTTTTCAAACTCATCTGAATTTGATTACATTCAAAAAAATAGATTAATAGCTAATAAGAAACTAAATTTAAACAAAAATGATTTATATTACTTGCAAATTGATCCAAATTTAAAATGAGCAATAATTGGTAATCAAAAATACAAAATAGTTTACAACCAGGAAGGAGAAGTCTAA